The following proteins are co-located in the Dromiciops gliroides isolate mDroGli1 chromosome 2, mDroGli1.pri, whole genome shotgun sequence genome:
- the LOC122744532 gene encoding fructose-bisphosphate aldolase A-like, with protein sequence MPCQYPALTPEQKKELSEIAHRIVAPGKGILAADESTGSIAKRLQSIGTENTEENRRLYRQLLLTADDRVNSCIGGVILFHETLYQKADDGRPFPKVIKAKGGIVGIKVDKGVVPLAGTNGETTTQGLDGLSERCAQYKKDGADFAKWCCVLKIGDNTPSPLAIMENANVLARYASICQQNGIVPIVEPEILPDGEHDLKTCQYVTEKVLAAVYKALSDHHVYLEGTLLKPNMVTAGHACTQKYSHEEIAMATVTALCRTVPPAVTGITFLSGGQSEEDASINLNAINTCPLHKPWALTFSYGRALQASALKTWGGKKENVKAAQEEYIKRATANSQAAQGKYTPSGKSGAAASESLFVSNHAY encoded by the coding sequence ATGCCTTGCCAATACCCAGCGTTGACACCagagcaaaagaaagaactgtctGAAATAGCTCACCGAATTGTTGCACCGGGCAAGGGAATTTTGGCAGCAGATGAGTCCACTGGTAGCATTGCAAAGCGGCTGCAGTCCATTGGAACTGAGAACACAGAGGAAAATCGTCGCCTCTATAGGCAGTTACTTCTAACAGCAGATGATCGAGTGAACTCCTGTATTGGAGGTGTTATCCTTTTCCATGAGACACTCTACCAGAAAGCCGATGATGGTCGTCCCTTCCCCAAAGTCATAAAGGCAAAGGGTGGCATTGTGGGCATCAAGGTGGACAAAGGTGTAGTGCCCCTGGCAGGGACCAATGGCGAGACTACCACCCAAGGTCTGGATGGGCTGAGTGAGCGTTGTGCCCAGTATAAGAAGGATGGGGCTGACTTTGCCAAGTGGTGTTGTGTACTGAAGATCGGGGATAATACACCTTCCCCACTTGCCATCATGGAGAATGCCAATGTGCTGGCCCGATATGCCAGCATTTGCCAGCAGAATGGTATTGTCCCCATTGTGGAGCCGGAGATCCTCCCTGATGGAGAACATGATCTGAAGACCTGTCAGTATGTCACTGAGAAGGTGCTGGCTGCTGTCTACAAAGCTCTGAGTGACCACCATGtctatctggaagggaccttgctgAAGCCTAACATGGTCACTGCTGGCCATGCCTGCACTCAGAAGTATTCACATGAGGAGATTGCAATGGCAACTGTAACTGCCCTTTGCCGAACTGTGCCTCCTGCAGTCACTGGTATCACCTTCCTGTCTGGGGGTCAGAGTGAGGAGGATGCCTCCATCAACCTCAATGCCATCAATACCTGCCCCTTGCATAAGCCATGGGCCCTGACCTTTTCTTATGGCCGAGCCCTGCAAGCATCTGCCCTCAAGACCTggggtggaaagaaggaaaatgtaaaGGCTGCCCAAGAGGAATATATTAAGCGGGCCACGGCTAATAGCCAAGCTGCTCAAGGCAAGTATACTCCAAGTGGAAAGTCAGGAGCTGCAGCCAGCGAGTCACTCTTTGTCTCTAACCACGCCTACTAA